One genomic window of Oryctolagus cuniculus chromosome 11, mOryCun1.1, whole genome shotgun sequence includes the following:
- the MAP3K12 gene encoding mitogen-activated protein kinase kinase kinase 12 isoform X1, which translates to MCVTESRVGALGIPSEELLSRRAGSDPQEARGPAAHHHSGGTAAMACLHETRTPSPSFGGFVSTLSEASMRKLDPDTSDCTPEKDLTPTQCVLRDVVPLGGQGGGGPSPSPGGEPPPEPFANSVLQLHEQDAGGPGGATGSPESRASRVRADEVRLQCQSGSGFLEGLFGCLRPVWTMIGKAYSTEHKQQQEDPWEVPFEEILDLQWVGSGAQGAVFLGRFHGEEVAVKKVRDLKETDIKHLRKLKHPNIITFKGVCTQAPCYCILMEFCAQGQLYEVLRAGRPVTPSLLVDWSMGIAGGMNYLHLHKIIHRDLKSPNMLITYDDVVKISDFGTSKELSDKSTKMSFAGTVAWMAPEVIRNEPVSEKVDIWSFGVVLWELLTGEIPYKDVDSSAIIWGVGSNSLHLPVPSSCPDGFKILLRQCWNSKPRNRPSFRQILLHLDIASADVLSTPQETYFKSQAEWREEVKLHFEKIKSEGTCLHRLEEELVMRRREELRHALDIREHYERKLERANNLYMELNALMLQLELKERELLRREQALERRCPGLLKSHPSRGILHGNTMEKLIKKRNVPQKLSPHSKRPDILKTESLLPKLDAALSGVGLPGCPKGPPSPGRNRRGKTRHRKASAKGSCGDLPGLRAAVPAHEPGGPGSPGSLAGGPSAWEACPPALRGLHHDLLLRKMSSSSPDLLSAALGARGRGTSGAAGDPGSPPPARGDTPPSEGSAPGSTSPDSPGGAKGEPPPAVGPGEGVGLLGTGKEGTAGRGGSRAGSQHLTPAALLYRAAVTRSQKRGISSEEEEGEVDSEVELTSSQRWPQGLNMRQSLSTFSSENPSDGEEGTASEPSPSGTPEVGSTNTDERPDERSDDMCSQGSELPSDPPASEVVTDPEPSSLPIPQQDLLRGEQGPPNSEDSDCDSTELDNSNSIDALRPPASLPP; encoded by the exons ATGTGTGTGACGGAGAGCCGGGTCGGAGCGCTGGGGATCCCATCCGAGGAACTGCTCTCGCGGCGGGCAGGAAGCGATCCGCAAGAGGCCCGAG GGCCTGCCGCTCACCACCACAGCGGGGGCACAGCCGCCATGGCCTGCCTCCATGAGACCCGCACGCCCTCCCCTTCCTTCGGGGGCTTCGTGTCCACGCTCAGCGAGGCATCCATGCGCAAACTGGACCCGGACACTTCCGACTGCACCCCCGAGAAGGACCTGACCCCTACGCAGTGCGTGCTTCGCGATGTAGTGCCCCTCggtgggcagggcgggggcgggcccagcccctccccgggtGGGGAGCCGCCCCCCGAGCCTTTTGCCAACAGCGTTCTGCAGCTCCACGAGCAGGACGCAGGAGGCCCCGGGGGAGCCACGGGGTCTCCTGAGAGCCGGGCGTCCAGGGTTCGAGCTGACGAGGTGCGGCTACAGTGCCAGAGTGGCAGTGGCTTCCTGGAAGGCCTCTTTGGCTGCCTGCGCCCCGTGTGGACCATGATTGGCAAGGCCTACTCCACGGAGCacaagcagcagcaggaag ACCCTTGGGAGGTCCCCTTTGAGGAAATCCTGGACCTGCAGTGGGTAGGCTCGGGGGCCCAGGGCGCCGTCTTCCTGGGGCGCTTCCACGGGGAAGAGGTGGCTGTGAAGAAGGTGCGAGACCTCAAGGAGACTGACATCAAACACCTGCGGAAGCTGAAGCACCCCAACATCATCACTTTCAA GGGTGTGTGCACCCAGGCCCCCTGCTACTGCATCCTCATGGAGTTCTGCGCCCAGGGCCAGCTGTACGAGGTGCTGCGGGCTGGCCGCCCAGTCACCCCCTCCTTGCTGGTTGACTGGTCCATGGGCATCGCCGGGGGCATGAACTACCTACACCTGCACAAGATCATCCACCGAGACCTCAAGTCCCCTAA CATGCTAATCACATACGATGATGTGGTCAAGATCTCAGATTTCGGCACTTCCAAGGAGCTGAGTGACAAGAGCACCAAGATGTCCTTTGCAGGGACAGTGGCCTGGATGGCCCCAGAGGTGATCCGCAATGAGCCCGTGTCTGAGAAGGTGGACATCTg GTCCTTTGGTGTGGTGCTGTGGGAACTGCTGACGGGTGAGATTCCCTACAAAGACGTGGACTCCTCCGCCATCATCTGGGGTGTGGGCAGCAACAGTCTGCATCTGCCTGTGCCCTCCAGCTGCCCAGATGGCTTCAAAATCCTACTCCgccagtgctg GAACAGCAAACCTCGAAACCGCCCATCATTCCGGCAGATCCTGCTGCACCTGGACATCGCCTCAGCCGACGTGCTCTCCACACCGCAGGAGACCTACTTCAAGtcccag GCAGAGTGGCGGGAAGAAGTCAAGCTGCACTTTGAAAAGATTAAGTCCGAAGGGACCTGTCTGCAccgcctggaagaggagctggtgATGCGGAGGAGAGAGGAGCTCAG ACATGCCTTGGACATCCGGGAACACTATGAGAGGAAGCTGGAGCGCGCCAACAATCTGTACATGGAACTGAATGCTCTCATGTTGCAGCTGGAACTCAAGGAGCGGGAGCTGCTCAG GCGGGAGCAAGCTCTAGAGCGCAGGTGCCCGGGCCTGCTGAAGTCCCACCCTTCCCGAGGCATCCTGCATGGCAACACCATGGAGAAGCTCATCAAGAAGCGCAATGTGCCGCAGAAGCTGTCTCCTCACAGCAaaag GCCAGATATCCTCAAGACCGAGTCTTTACTACCTAAGCTAGATGCAGCCCTGAGTGGAGTGGGGCTTCCTGGGTGCCCCAAAGGACCCCCTTCACCGGGGCGGAATCGCCGTGGCAAGACGCGTCACCGGAAGGCCAGCGCCAAGGGCAGCTGCGGGGACCTGCCTGGGCTTCGTGCAGCTGTGCCAGCCCATGAACCCGGGGGACCGGGAAGCCCGGGGTCCCTAGCAGGGGGACCTTCAGCTTGGGAGGCCTGCCCCCCAGCCCTCCGTGGGCTCCACCATGACCTCCTGCTCCGCAAGATGTCTTCCTCGTCCCCAGACCTGCTGTCGGCAGCACTAGGAGCCCGGGGCCGGGGCACCTCAGGGGCAGCTGGTGATCCTGGCTCGCCACCACCTGCCAGGGGGGACACACCCCCCAGCGAAGGCTCAGCCCCTGGCTCCACCAGCCCAGATTCACCTGGGGGAGCCAAAGGAGAGCCCCCTCCAGCAGTAGGGCCTGGCGAAGGCGTGGGGCTGCTGGGAACTGGAAAGGAAGGGACAGCAGGCCGGGGAGGAAGCCGGGCTGGGTCCCAACACTTGACCCCGGCTGCACTGCTGTACAGGGCTGCTGTCACCAGAAGTCAG AAACGCGGCATCTCctcagaagaggaggaaggagaggtagACAGTGAAGTAGAGCTGACATCAAGCCAGAG GTGGCCTCAGGGCCTGAACATGCGCCAGTCACTATCTACCTTCAGCTCAGAGAATCCATCAGACGGGGAGGAAGGTACAGCTAGTGAGCCTTCCCCTAGTGGCACACCTGAGGTTGGCAGTACCAACACCGACGAGCGGCCGGATGAACGGTCTGATGACATGTGCTCCCAGGGCTCGGAACTTCCATCGGACCCACCAGCTTCTGAGGTGGTCACTGATCccgaacccagctccctgcctatccCACAGCAGGACCTACTCCGAGGTGAGCAG GGCCCTCCCAATTCTGAGGACTCAGACTGTGACAGCACTGAACTGGACAACTCCAACAGCATTGATGCCTTgcggcccccagcctccctccctccctga
- the MAP3K12 gene encoding mitogen-activated protein kinase kinase kinase 12 isoform X3, giving the protein MACLHETRTPSPSFGGFVSTLSEASMRKLDPDTSDCTPEKDLTPTQCVLRDVVPLGGQGGGGPSPSPGGEPPPEPFANSVLQLHEQDAGGPGGATGSPESRASRVRADEVRLQCQSGSGFLEGLFGCLRPVWTMIGKAYSTEHKQQQEDPWEVPFEEILDLQWVGSGAQGAVFLGRFHGEEVAVKKVRDLKETDIKHLRKLKHPNIITFKGVCTQAPCYCILMEFCAQGQLYEVLRAGRPVTPSLLVDWSMGIAGGMNYLHLHKIIHRDLKSPNMLITYDDVVKISDFGTSKELSDKSTKMSFAGTVAWMAPEVIRNEPVSEKVDIWSFGVVLWELLTGEIPYKDVDSSAIIWGVGSNSLHLPVPSSCPDGFKILLRQCWNSKPRNRPSFRQILLHLDIASADVLSTPQETYFKSQAEWREEVKLHFEKIKSEGTCLHRLEEELVMRRREELRHALDIREHYERKLERANNLYMELNALMLQLELKERELLRREQALERRCPGLLKSHPSRGILHGNTMEKLIKKRNVPQKLSPHSKRPDILKTESLLPKLDAALSGVGLPGCPKGPPSPGRNRRGKTRHRKASAKGSCGDLPGLRAAVPAHEPGGPGSPGSLAGGPSAWEACPPALRGLHHDLLLRKMSSSSPDLLSAALGARGRGTSGAAGDPGSPPPARGDTPPSEGSAPGSTSPDSPGGAKGEPPPAVGPGEGVGLLGTGKEGTAGRGGSRAGSQHLTPAALLYRAAVTRSQKRGISSEEEEGEVDSEVELTSSQRWPQGLNMRQSLSTFSSENPSDGEEGTASEPSPSGTPEVGSTNTDERPDERSDDMCSQGSELPSDPPASEVVTDPEPSSLPIPQQDLLRGEQGPPNSEDSDCDSTELDNSNSIDALRPPASLPP; this is encoded by the exons ATGGCCTGCCTCCATGAGACCCGCACGCCCTCCCCTTCCTTCGGGGGCTTCGTGTCCACGCTCAGCGAGGCATCCATGCGCAAACTGGACCCGGACACTTCCGACTGCACCCCCGAGAAGGACCTGACCCCTACGCAGTGCGTGCTTCGCGATGTAGTGCCCCTCggtgggcagggcgggggcgggcccagcccctccccgggtGGGGAGCCGCCCCCCGAGCCTTTTGCCAACAGCGTTCTGCAGCTCCACGAGCAGGACGCAGGAGGCCCCGGGGGAGCCACGGGGTCTCCTGAGAGCCGGGCGTCCAGGGTTCGAGCTGACGAGGTGCGGCTACAGTGCCAGAGTGGCAGTGGCTTCCTGGAAGGCCTCTTTGGCTGCCTGCGCCCCGTGTGGACCATGATTGGCAAGGCCTACTCCACGGAGCacaagcagcagcaggaag ACCCTTGGGAGGTCCCCTTTGAGGAAATCCTGGACCTGCAGTGGGTAGGCTCGGGGGCCCAGGGCGCCGTCTTCCTGGGGCGCTTCCACGGGGAAGAGGTGGCTGTGAAGAAGGTGCGAGACCTCAAGGAGACTGACATCAAACACCTGCGGAAGCTGAAGCACCCCAACATCATCACTTTCAA GGGTGTGTGCACCCAGGCCCCCTGCTACTGCATCCTCATGGAGTTCTGCGCCCAGGGCCAGCTGTACGAGGTGCTGCGGGCTGGCCGCCCAGTCACCCCCTCCTTGCTGGTTGACTGGTCCATGGGCATCGCCGGGGGCATGAACTACCTACACCTGCACAAGATCATCCACCGAGACCTCAAGTCCCCTAA CATGCTAATCACATACGATGATGTGGTCAAGATCTCAGATTTCGGCACTTCCAAGGAGCTGAGTGACAAGAGCACCAAGATGTCCTTTGCAGGGACAGTGGCCTGGATGGCCCCAGAGGTGATCCGCAATGAGCCCGTGTCTGAGAAGGTGGACATCTg GTCCTTTGGTGTGGTGCTGTGGGAACTGCTGACGGGTGAGATTCCCTACAAAGACGTGGACTCCTCCGCCATCATCTGGGGTGTGGGCAGCAACAGTCTGCATCTGCCTGTGCCCTCCAGCTGCCCAGATGGCTTCAAAATCCTACTCCgccagtgctg GAACAGCAAACCTCGAAACCGCCCATCATTCCGGCAGATCCTGCTGCACCTGGACATCGCCTCAGCCGACGTGCTCTCCACACCGCAGGAGACCTACTTCAAGtcccag GCAGAGTGGCGGGAAGAAGTCAAGCTGCACTTTGAAAAGATTAAGTCCGAAGGGACCTGTCTGCAccgcctggaagaggagctggtgATGCGGAGGAGAGAGGAGCTCAG ACATGCCTTGGACATCCGGGAACACTATGAGAGGAAGCTGGAGCGCGCCAACAATCTGTACATGGAACTGAATGCTCTCATGTTGCAGCTGGAACTCAAGGAGCGGGAGCTGCTCAG GCGGGAGCAAGCTCTAGAGCGCAGGTGCCCGGGCCTGCTGAAGTCCCACCCTTCCCGAGGCATCCTGCATGGCAACACCATGGAGAAGCTCATCAAGAAGCGCAATGTGCCGCAGAAGCTGTCTCCTCACAGCAaaag GCCAGATATCCTCAAGACCGAGTCTTTACTACCTAAGCTAGATGCAGCCCTGAGTGGAGTGGGGCTTCCTGGGTGCCCCAAAGGACCCCCTTCACCGGGGCGGAATCGCCGTGGCAAGACGCGTCACCGGAAGGCCAGCGCCAAGGGCAGCTGCGGGGACCTGCCTGGGCTTCGTGCAGCTGTGCCAGCCCATGAACCCGGGGGACCGGGAAGCCCGGGGTCCCTAGCAGGGGGACCTTCAGCTTGGGAGGCCTGCCCCCCAGCCCTCCGTGGGCTCCACCATGACCTCCTGCTCCGCAAGATGTCTTCCTCGTCCCCAGACCTGCTGTCGGCAGCACTAGGAGCCCGGGGCCGGGGCACCTCAGGGGCAGCTGGTGATCCTGGCTCGCCACCACCTGCCAGGGGGGACACACCCCCCAGCGAAGGCTCAGCCCCTGGCTCCACCAGCCCAGATTCACCTGGGGGAGCCAAAGGAGAGCCCCCTCCAGCAGTAGGGCCTGGCGAAGGCGTGGGGCTGCTGGGAACTGGAAAGGAAGGGACAGCAGGCCGGGGAGGAAGCCGGGCTGGGTCCCAACACTTGACCCCGGCTGCACTGCTGTACAGGGCTGCTGTCACCAGAAGTCAG AAACGCGGCATCTCctcagaagaggaggaaggagaggtagACAGTGAAGTAGAGCTGACATCAAGCCAGAG GTGGCCTCAGGGCCTGAACATGCGCCAGTCACTATCTACCTTCAGCTCAGAGAATCCATCAGACGGGGAGGAAGGTACAGCTAGTGAGCCTTCCCCTAGTGGCACACCTGAGGTTGGCAGTACCAACACCGACGAGCGGCCGGATGAACGGTCTGATGACATGTGCTCCCAGGGCTCGGAACTTCCATCGGACCCACCAGCTTCTGAGGTGGTCACTGATCccgaacccagctccctgcctatccCACAGCAGGACCTACTCCGAGGTGAGCAG GGCCCTCCCAATTCTGAGGACTCAGACTGTGACAGCACTGAACTGGACAACTCCAACAGCATTGATGCCTTgcggcccccagcctccctccctccctga
- the MAP3K12 gene encoding mitogen-activated protein kinase kinase kinase 12 isoform X2: protein MCVTESRVGALGIPSEELLSRRAGSDPQEARGPAAHHHSGGTAAMACLHETRTPSPSFGGFVSTLSEASMRKLDPDTSDCTPEKDLTPTQCVLRDVVPLGGQGGGGPSPSPGGEPPPEPFANSVLQLHEQDAGGPGGATGSPESRASRVRADEVRLQCQSGSGFLEGLFGCLRPVWTMIGKAYSTEHKQQQEDPWEVPFEEILDLQWVGSGAQGAVFLGRFHGEEVAVKKVRDLKETDIKHLRKLKHPNIITFKGVCTQAPCYCILMEFCAQGQLYEVLRAGRPVTPSLLVDWSMGIAGGMNYLHLHKIIHRDLKSPNMLITYDDVVKISDFGTSKELSDKSTKMSFAGTVAWMAPEVIRNEPVSEKVDIWSFGVVLWELLTGEIPYKDVDSSAIIWGVGSNSLHLPVPSSCPDGFKILLRQCWNSKPRNRPSFRQILLHLDIASADVLSTPQETYFKSQAEWREEVKLHFEKIKSEGTCLHRLEEELVMRRREELRHALDIREHYERKLERANNLYMELNALMLQLELKERELLRREQALERRCPGLLKSHPSRGILHGNTMEKLIKKRNVPQKLSPHSKRPDILKTESLLPKLDAALSGVGLPGCPKGPPSPGRNRRGKTRHRKASAKGSCGDLPGLRAAVPAHEPGGPGSPGSLAGGPSAWEACPPALRGLHHDLLLRKMSSSSPDLLSAALGARGRGTSGAAGDPGSPPPARGDTPPSEGSAPGSTSPDSPGGAKGEPPPAVGPGEGVGLLGTGKEGTAGRGGSRAGSQHLTPAALLYRAAVTRSQKRGISSEEEEGEVDSEVELTSSQRWPQGLNMRQSLSTFSSENPSDGEEGTASEPSPSGTPEVGSTNTDERPDERSDDMCSQGSELPSDPPASEVVTDPEPSSLPIPQQDLLRGPSQF from the exons ATGTGTGTGACGGAGAGCCGGGTCGGAGCGCTGGGGATCCCATCCGAGGAACTGCTCTCGCGGCGGGCAGGAAGCGATCCGCAAGAGGCCCGAG GGCCTGCCGCTCACCACCACAGCGGGGGCACAGCCGCCATGGCCTGCCTCCATGAGACCCGCACGCCCTCCCCTTCCTTCGGGGGCTTCGTGTCCACGCTCAGCGAGGCATCCATGCGCAAACTGGACCCGGACACTTCCGACTGCACCCCCGAGAAGGACCTGACCCCTACGCAGTGCGTGCTTCGCGATGTAGTGCCCCTCggtgggcagggcgggggcgggcccagcccctccccgggtGGGGAGCCGCCCCCCGAGCCTTTTGCCAACAGCGTTCTGCAGCTCCACGAGCAGGACGCAGGAGGCCCCGGGGGAGCCACGGGGTCTCCTGAGAGCCGGGCGTCCAGGGTTCGAGCTGACGAGGTGCGGCTACAGTGCCAGAGTGGCAGTGGCTTCCTGGAAGGCCTCTTTGGCTGCCTGCGCCCCGTGTGGACCATGATTGGCAAGGCCTACTCCACGGAGCacaagcagcagcaggaag ACCCTTGGGAGGTCCCCTTTGAGGAAATCCTGGACCTGCAGTGGGTAGGCTCGGGGGCCCAGGGCGCCGTCTTCCTGGGGCGCTTCCACGGGGAAGAGGTGGCTGTGAAGAAGGTGCGAGACCTCAAGGAGACTGACATCAAACACCTGCGGAAGCTGAAGCACCCCAACATCATCACTTTCAA GGGTGTGTGCACCCAGGCCCCCTGCTACTGCATCCTCATGGAGTTCTGCGCCCAGGGCCAGCTGTACGAGGTGCTGCGGGCTGGCCGCCCAGTCACCCCCTCCTTGCTGGTTGACTGGTCCATGGGCATCGCCGGGGGCATGAACTACCTACACCTGCACAAGATCATCCACCGAGACCTCAAGTCCCCTAA CATGCTAATCACATACGATGATGTGGTCAAGATCTCAGATTTCGGCACTTCCAAGGAGCTGAGTGACAAGAGCACCAAGATGTCCTTTGCAGGGACAGTGGCCTGGATGGCCCCAGAGGTGATCCGCAATGAGCCCGTGTCTGAGAAGGTGGACATCTg GTCCTTTGGTGTGGTGCTGTGGGAACTGCTGACGGGTGAGATTCCCTACAAAGACGTGGACTCCTCCGCCATCATCTGGGGTGTGGGCAGCAACAGTCTGCATCTGCCTGTGCCCTCCAGCTGCCCAGATGGCTTCAAAATCCTACTCCgccagtgctg GAACAGCAAACCTCGAAACCGCCCATCATTCCGGCAGATCCTGCTGCACCTGGACATCGCCTCAGCCGACGTGCTCTCCACACCGCAGGAGACCTACTTCAAGtcccag GCAGAGTGGCGGGAAGAAGTCAAGCTGCACTTTGAAAAGATTAAGTCCGAAGGGACCTGTCTGCAccgcctggaagaggagctggtgATGCGGAGGAGAGAGGAGCTCAG ACATGCCTTGGACATCCGGGAACACTATGAGAGGAAGCTGGAGCGCGCCAACAATCTGTACATGGAACTGAATGCTCTCATGTTGCAGCTGGAACTCAAGGAGCGGGAGCTGCTCAG GCGGGAGCAAGCTCTAGAGCGCAGGTGCCCGGGCCTGCTGAAGTCCCACCCTTCCCGAGGCATCCTGCATGGCAACACCATGGAGAAGCTCATCAAGAAGCGCAATGTGCCGCAGAAGCTGTCTCCTCACAGCAaaag GCCAGATATCCTCAAGACCGAGTCTTTACTACCTAAGCTAGATGCAGCCCTGAGTGGAGTGGGGCTTCCTGGGTGCCCCAAAGGACCCCCTTCACCGGGGCGGAATCGCCGTGGCAAGACGCGTCACCGGAAGGCCAGCGCCAAGGGCAGCTGCGGGGACCTGCCTGGGCTTCGTGCAGCTGTGCCAGCCCATGAACCCGGGGGACCGGGAAGCCCGGGGTCCCTAGCAGGGGGACCTTCAGCTTGGGAGGCCTGCCCCCCAGCCCTCCGTGGGCTCCACCATGACCTCCTGCTCCGCAAGATGTCTTCCTCGTCCCCAGACCTGCTGTCGGCAGCACTAGGAGCCCGGGGCCGGGGCACCTCAGGGGCAGCTGGTGATCCTGGCTCGCCACCACCTGCCAGGGGGGACACACCCCCCAGCGAAGGCTCAGCCCCTGGCTCCACCAGCCCAGATTCACCTGGGGGAGCCAAAGGAGAGCCCCCTCCAGCAGTAGGGCCTGGCGAAGGCGTGGGGCTGCTGGGAACTGGAAAGGAAGGGACAGCAGGCCGGGGAGGAAGCCGGGCTGGGTCCCAACACTTGACCCCGGCTGCACTGCTGTACAGGGCTGCTGTCACCAGAAGTCAG AAACGCGGCATCTCctcagaagaggaggaaggagaggtagACAGTGAAGTAGAGCTGACATCAAGCCAGAG GTGGCCTCAGGGCCTGAACATGCGCCAGTCACTATCTACCTTCAGCTCAGAGAATCCATCAGACGGGGAGGAAGGTACAGCTAGTGAGCCTTCCCCTAGTGGCACACCTGAGGTTGGCAGTACCAACACCGACGAGCGGCCGGATGAACGGTCTGATGACATGTGCTCCCAGGGCTCGGAACTTCCATCGGACCCACCAGCTTCTGAGGTGGTCACTGATCccgaacccagctccctgcctatccCACAGCAGGACCTACTCCGAG GGCCCTCCCAATTCTGA